The Raphanus sativus cultivar WK10039 chromosome 2, ASM80110v3, whole genome shotgun sequence genome includes a region encoding these proteins:
- the LOC130507935 gene encoding transcription factor bHLH36 produces MDDCREKRRRCTKLRVSTDNNDMEKMMHREIERQRRQEMASLYASLRSLLPLNFIQGKRSTSDQVGEAVNYIRYLERKIKELSLRRDELMLLSRGTLLDDSKNEMEAINHVVVRQCLVGVEIVFSSRCCRGQPQLSSVLQVLSENGLCLRNTISSIVDDRLIYTIQAEVKDSTLIDLSELEERLTRMK; encoded by the exons atgGACGATTGTCGGGAGAAGAGAAGACGTTGTACAAAACTTAGAGTAAGTACTGATAATAACGACATGGAGAAGATGATGCATAGAGAAATCGAGAGACAGAGAAGACAAGAAATGGCTTCTCTTTATGCTTCTCTTCGTTCTCTTCTCCCTCTTAATTTCATTCAG GGCAAACGTTCGACGTCAGATCAAGTCGGTGAAGCGGTTAACTACATAAGGTATTTAGAGAGGAAGATCAAGGAGCTTAGTTTGAGGAGAGATGAGCTCATGTTACTGTCTAGAGGAACCCTCTTGGATGATTCGAAGAATGAGATGGAAGCGATAAATCATGTGGTGGTTCGGCAGTGCTTGGTGGGTGTGGAAATAGTGTTTAGCAGCCGCTGTTGCCGTGGCCAACCGCAGCTATCAagtgttcttcaagttcttaGTGAAAATGGTCTTTGCCTTCGTAACACCATCTCCTCTATTGTTGATGATAGACTCATTTACACTATACAAGCTGAG GTCAAAGATTCGACCTTGATTGACTTATCAGAACTGGAAGAGAGATTAACCAGAATGAAGTAA